The Candida dubliniensis CD36 chromosome 5, complete sequence genome has a window encoding:
- a CDS encoding U4/U6.U5 small nuclear ribonucleoprotein component, putative (Similar to S. cerevisiae SNU66;~In S. cerevisiae: component of the U4/U6.U5 snRNP complex involved in pre-mRNA splicing via spliceosome;~contains the SART-1 domain (Pfam:PF03343); SART-1 is a protein involved in cell cycle arrest and pre-mRNA splicing [1][2]. It has been shown to be a component of U4/U6 x U5 tri-snRNP complex in human, Schizosaccharomyces pombe and Saccharomyces cerevisiae [3]. SART-1 is a known tumour antigen in a range of cancers recognised by T cells) — protein sequence MSEEISLSLEETNKLRINAGLPPIPTPQPNNDAEEEDKVISLSIEETNKLRQQIGLPLLPITTITNLFGDDIEYKNYENYEKKQLQELENNQLLERINNAKFNTNKRKFLTNNTLIDDNDNEKDLDLDLDTDDWLNNLGKTDSIPKSSKNKKQKVVTGIAKPNKYNESSEIIIGHSIKELRSLGNNEILTLKDSNILNDEEREREREREREPEDILINQDLSNKATLKRNLTERKEAENIKFNGRHYRRNNNDNDNEEEEKEEEEEDFDDNGLLINDKVIMSGSTIDLSKPIVSVKDKKKNMMTITNLFEDLDNDDDDDNNVKSNVPIKMKKIKKKKDNIKKKLTKYKLLDVTIKPNNNDDNDNNDNIDDDIDDIENQLSNSISSLRTKKLQTRSEFTPEQLAEEISTNKRWEFEKNLEQENLKNNVLYNDTIGFLNNLESNILSESGEVEMITNTNESDNEQQEQEQEQDHAQEQDHSQEQDLKQIIDKLDSNVVEEKQKNDEIPKFNGGLAETLKFLKSHNIFESTRGISTITNQELRQQELAREEVIKKSELLKMKISIEERILKEELNKDKSYIRMPKIERSRYFEKLLDIRLKQKGIIIDNDNNNKRNSSGMVQNNLKIYNPKVELTYKDELGNVLNTKQAYKQLSHKYHGTGLDKTKKKQEQMKKKKMQKGKNSTTTTTTTTVTERIIN from the coding sequence aTGTCTGAAGAAAtatctttatcattagaagaaacaaataaactACGAATTAATGCAGGATTACCACCTATACCAACACCCCAACCTAATAATGAtgcagaagaagaagataaagtgatatctttatcaattgaagaaaccAATAAATTACGACAACAAATTGGATTACCTTTACTACCAATAACTACAATTACAAATTTATTTGgtgatgatattgaatataaaaattatgaaaattatgaaaagaaacaattacaagaattagaaaataatcaattattagaaagaattaataatgCAAAATTTAATACCAATAAACGGAAATTTTTAACTAATAATactttaattgatgataatgataatgaaaaagatttaGATTTAGATTTAGATACAGATGATTGGTTAAATAATTTAGGCAAAACTGATTCTATTCCTAAACTGagcaagaacaagaaacaGAAAGTAGTAACTGGTATTGCTAAGCCaaacaaatataatgaaagttctgaaattattattggtcaTAGTATTAAAGAATTACGATCACttggtaataatgaaattttaacATTGAAAGATAGTaatatattaaatgatgaagaaagagaaagagaaagagaaagagaaagagaacCGGAAgatattttaattaatcaagATTTATCTAATAAGGCAacattaaaaagaaatttaaCAGAAAGGAAAGAAGCAGagaatattaaatttaatggGAGACATTATAGAAGGAATAATAACGACAACGACaacgaagaagaagagaaagaagaagaggaagaagattttgatGACAATGGATTGttgattaatgataaagTGATAATGAGTGGATCTACTATTGATTTATCTAAGCCCATTGTATCAGtaaaagataaaaagaagaatatgaTGACAATTACTAATTTATTTGAAGAtcttgataatgatgatgatgatgacaacaatgtcaaatcaaatgtacctataaaaatgaaaaaaataaagaaaaagaaagataatattaaaaagaaGTTAACTAAATATAAGTTATTAGATGTTACTATAAAACCAAATaacaatgatgataatgacaacaatgataatattgatgatgatattgatgatattgaaaatcaattatctAATAGTATATCTAGTTTAAGAAccaaaaaattacaaactAGATCAGAATTTACTCCAGAACAATTAGCTGAAGAAATATCTACTAATAAACGATGggaatttgaaaagaatttagaacaagaaaatttgaaaaataatgtATTATATAATGATACAATAggatttttaaataatttggaGAGTAATATTTTAAGTGAATCAGGTGAAGTTGAAATGATTACCAACACTAATGAAAGTGATaatgaacaacaagaacaagaacaagaacaagacCACGCACAAGAACAAGACCACTCACAAGAACAAGATTTGAAgcaaattattgataaattggattctaatgttgttgaagagaaacaaaaaaatgatgaaatacCAAAATTTAATGGTGGATTAGCTGaaactttgaaatttttgaaatctcATAATATATTTGAATCAACAAGAGGAATAAGTACCATAACTAATCAAGAATTGAgacaacaagaattagCAAGAGAAGAAgtaattaaaaaatcagaattattaaagatgaaaatatcaattgaagaaagaatattaaaagaagaattaaataaagataaatcaTATATTCGAATGCCTAAAATTGAACGATcaagatattttgaaaaattattagatattagattaaaacaaaaaggaataatcattgataatgataataataataagagaAATCTGTCAGGGATGGtacaaaataatttaaaaatatataatccTAAAGTTGAATTAACTTATAAAGATGAATTAGGTAATGTATTAAATACTAAACAAGCATATAAACAATTATCTCATAAATATCATGGAACAGGATTagataaaactaaaaagaaacaagaacaaatgaagaagaagaaaatgcAAAAGGgtaaaaattcaacaacaacaacaacaacaacaacggtTACAGAAAGAATTATCAACTAA